GAGGTTGCTCACGTCGTTGTTGAGGACGCTCATCACGTCGCCGGTCTGGTGGCGGTCGAAGAAGTCCATCTCGCGACCCACCAGCGCGTCGAAGGTGTCGACGCGGATATCGTGCAGCGTGCGCAGGCGGGCGGTGCCGGCGACCCGCCCGGAGAGCCAGGTCAGCGCGCCGTCCAGCGCGAAGGCGCCGGCGAGCAGGCCGATAGTGAAGGTGACCTGCCCTTCGGTCGTCGTCGGGATCCAGCCGTCGGGGACGAGCGGGAGACTGTAGGGCGTGCTCGACAGGAGGATTGCGTCCAGCGCCACCCCGACGACCAGCGCCGGGACGCGCTGGGGGATCTGCGCCAGCGCCGTCCCGACGATGGCGACGAGATAGCGGGCGCCGTAGGGCCTGGCGTAGCGCCGGACCAGGTGGACCAGCGGGTTCCCGACGTGGTCGGGTACCTCGTACTCGGCGGACTCTGACGATTCGCTCACTGTGGATCACCTCGGGGGGCGGCGGTGCGGAACCGCGGCGTCCGCTGATCTGTCGCCGCCGGATGGAAAGCGCTGGCGGTGGTGTGGGTGGCCGTGGCACGGAAGTGCCCCGGAGCCTGAAACGACCGGCGGTCCCGTCGGGAACGGGTCGCGACCGCCGTCGTCGACTGGTCGCTCACTCGTGGTCCTCCCGGACGAGGTAGTCGTCGACGATCGCCTCGAGCCCGGCGAGGACCAGGTCCCAGTCGCCCTCGTCGCCGAAGATGGCCCGCCAGTCGTTCGCGCTCCGCATCGCCGCGACGTAGGCGGCGGCGAACACCTCGGGGTCCACCTCGCGGAACCGTCCCGAGTCGATCCCCTCCTCGACGGCCTCGACGACGTACTCCCGGAGAAAGGAGTGATTGTACGCGACCACGTCGCGCAGGTCCTCGTCGTAGGGCGCCCGCGACTGCAGTCCGAGCACCATCCGGTTGAACTGGACGGGCTCGTCGACGCCCTCGCCGCGGAGCAGGTACCGCGCCAGCCCGACCAGTCGCTCGCGGGGGTCGTCGTCGTCGACGGCGGACTCGACCTGTGCGGTCGTGACGTCGAGTCCCCGCTCGAACATCGACCGCACGAGGTCGGCCTTCGTCTCGAAGTAGTAGTGAACGAGCGACTGACTCACGCCCGCCGCGTCGGCGACCGCCTGGGTGGTGAACTCGTCGAACCCGTGCTCGACCAGCACGTCGATCGCCGCCCACCGGATCTCGTCCTCGGTCGAGGGGCCGTCACCGCCGTCCGCCGCCGTCTCAGCCGGCTCGTCGTCTGGCTGGTCCCCCTCACTGTCGCCCGGCGGATCGCCCTCCGTCGTCGCGCTCGCGTCCGCGGCGTCGTCGGTCACGCTCTTGATTGAGTACTCAATCAAATAAATGAGTGGCGGTCGCGGAAGCGTCGGCCTGGATCGAGCGAGTGGCGGCGAGAGGGAGATGCCACCGGCGAACCGGATTCAGTCCGCGGGCGCCGCCACCGACTCCTCCTCCTCGACGACGGTGTCGGTCCAGGTGCCTCGGAGGAACCAGGCGCCGACGATGAGCGCCGAGCCGACGTGCATGACGGCGATGGCCCACCAGGCGCCGGTGGTGCCCATGTCGAAGTTCGTCACCAGGAACCACGCGGGGACGACCTGCAGGCCCCAGACGGAGGTCACCGACATGATCATCGCGGCGCGGGTGTTGCCGGCGCCGTTGAAACAGCCCTTGACGACGTGGAAGGTGCCCATGAACGCGAAGGTAGGCGCGACGATGAACATGTAGGTCTCCCCGATGTCGACGATCCGGGCGGCCTCCTCGCCGGCGATGAACACCCCGACGATGTCCCGCGCCCAGTAGACTCCGACGGCGCTGACGACGACGTAGGCGGCGACGAGCATCCCGACGGCGAGATAGACGGCCTTTCGGGCGCGGTCGGCCCGCCTGGCGCCGAGGTTCTGGCCGACCGCGGTCTCGACGCCCATCCCGAGTCCGACCGCCGGGAGGAAGACGAACGAGGTCAGGCGGGCGGTGATGCCGAAGGCGGCGACGGCCGTCGAGCCGATGACCGCGACGATGGCCGTCATCGCGGTGTACGACAGCGCGCCCGAGCTCTGCTCGATGCTGGCGGGGTAGCCGATCTCGATTATCTTCCGGACCGTCGCCCGCTCCAGCCGCAGGTCGGCGAGCGACAGCGAGAGACCGAGCCGGCCCGAAAAGAGGAGCGCGACGCCCGGAACCGTCGCGAGCGCCCGCGAGAGGATGGTCGCCATCGCCGCGCCTCGAACGCCGTGACCGGTGAACCCGGTGGCGGCCAGCAGATCCGCTTCGAGGCCGCGCATCCCGACGATGCCGAACAGGGGGTTGTCGACGAACCCGAAGATGAAAATCGGGTCGAGGACGACGTTGACGGCGACGCTGACGGCCATGAGGTACATCGGGGTGCGGGTGTCGCCCCACCCGCGCAGCAGCGACTGGAAGACGAAGAAGCCGAACATGAACCAGACGCCGAGGAAGATCACTCGCATGTACTCCAGGGAGTAGGTGAACACCTGCGTCCCGGGGTCGGCGCCGATGAGCCGGAGGAACGCGGGGGCGAGCAGGTAGCCGATCGCCCCGAGCGCGAGCGAGAACAGGGTGACGAACGCCAGCGTCTGGCCGGCGACCTCGTTGACCCGTTCGAGGTTGCCGGCGCCCTTGTGCTGGGCGACGAGGACGCTCCCGGCCAGGGTGAGCCCGCCGCCC
This DNA window, taken from Halosimplex litoreum, encodes the following:
- a CDS encoding MATE family efflux transporter yields the protein MTDRADEPSADTTDLSEDGPPDDPGRGSDYDLTEGSLLRPLVALSAPIVFTQLLQVVYNLVDTFWVGRLGGDAVSALSFSWPPVFVLISLGGGLTLAGSVLVAQHKGAGNLERVNEVAGQTLAFVTLFSLALGAIGYLLAPAFLRLIGADPGTQVFTYSLEYMRVIFLGVWFMFGFFVFQSLLRGWGDTRTPMYLMAVSVAVNVVLDPIFIFGFVDNPLFGIVGMRGLEADLLAATGFTGHGVRGAAMATILSRALATVPGVALLFSGRLGLSLSLADLRLERATVRKIIEIGYPASIEQSSGALSYTAMTAIVAVIGSTAVAAFGITARLTSFVFLPAVGLGMGVETAVGQNLGARRADRARKAVYLAVGMLVAAYVVVSAVGVYWARDIVGVFIAGEEAARIVDIGETYMFIVAPTFAFMGTFHVVKGCFNGAGNTRAAMIMSVTSVWGLQVVPAWFLVTNFDMGTTGAWWAIAVMHVGSALIVGAWFLRGTWTDTVVEEEESVAAPAD
- a CDS encoding TetR/AcrR family transcriptional regulator, with amino-acid sequence MTDDAADASATTEGDPPGDSEGDQPDDEPAETAADGGDGPSTEDEIRWAAIDVLVEHGFDEFTTQAVADAAGVSQSLVHYYFETKADLVRSMFERGLDVTTAQVESAVDDDDPRERLVGLARYLLRGEGVDEPVQFNRMVLGLQSRAPYDEDLRDVVAYNHSFLREYVVEAVEEGIDSGRFREVDPEVFAAAYVAAMRSANDWRAIFGDEGDWDLVLAGLEAIVDDYLVREDHE